Proteins encoded together in one Telopea speciosissima isolate NSW1024214 ecotype Mountain lineage chromosome 6, Tspe_v1, whole genome shotgun sequence window:
- the LOC122664208 gene encoding uncharacterized protein LOC122664208, translating to MDVPQEVDVFIKESIDYSLGLPVSEKTLELKLQASENAMKRLQDQYFYLHSQLKLKDEILESARAEASMNAQALKKFVEENQKLAVECANLMSQCSRWEKECSLYDRDREALMEFGNEADERAKEAEIRVIELEEELRNLAEEMDFYKHECKMRRDSETMLTEELELLRERVNELELASQCSSSKTESQMARSHISASMPADNGVNTISERHLLDSLVASLIDNDNTVANAHTFLEANSEVESCQTLLKIWECLRPSTKNVVSLAAEVSALKTDKEHLRINLHRAEEEVRVLFEENNILDEENKKLLRQCNRERNRHGSGGKHTNSASAKGNKRKSSPRMTSSFEGMLDFSGPDSPRPPFSPLHNNSPDSRMHKK from the exons ATGGATGTTCCTCAAGAAGTTGATGTTTTCATCAAAGAATCAATAGACTACTCGCTTGGTCTTCCTGTGTCAGAGAAGACTTTGGAACTGAAGCTTCAAGCGTCCGAAAATGCAATGAAACGACTCCAGGATCAGTACTTTTATCTGCATAGCCAATTAAAGTTGAAAGACGAAATACTTGAGAGTGCTAGG GCTGAAGCAAGTATGAATGCCCAAGCTTTGAAGAAGTTTGTTGAGGAGAATCAGAAGTTGGCAGTGGAGTGTGCTAACCTCATGAGTCAGTGTTCGAGATGGGAGAAAGAGTGCTCGTTGTATGATCGTGACAGAGAGGCTTTGATGGAATTTGGGAACGAAGCGGATGAACGGGCAAAGGAGGCTGAGATTCGTGTCATTGAATTGGAGGAGGAACTGAGAAACCTTGCAGAGGAAATGGATTTTTATAAACATGAGTGTAAAATGCGAAGG GATAGTGAAACAATGCTAACTGAAGAGTTGGAACTTCTGAGGGAGAGGGTAAATGAACTTGAGCTTGCTAG CCAATGTTCTTCATCAAAGACAGAGAGTCAAATGGCAAGGTCACATATATCAGCTTCAATGCCT GCTGATAATGGAGTCAATACAATCTCGGAAAGGCATTTGCTTGATTCTTTGGTGGCCTCGTTGATTGACAATGATAATACTGTAGCAAATGCACATACTTTTCTAGAGGCAAATAGTGAAGTTGAATCCTGCCAGACATTGCTAAAGATTTGGGAATG TCTGAGACCATCAACCAAGAATGTTGTATCATTGGCTGCTGAGGTCAGTGCACTGAAGACAGACAAGGAACATCTAAGAATCAACCTACACAGAGCTGAAGAAGAG GTGAGAGTTTTGTTTGAAGAAAATAACATCTTGGATGAGGAGAACAAGAAATTATTGAGGCAGTGTAACAGAGAAAGGAACCGTCATGGATCTGGTGGCAAACATACAAACAGTGCTTCTGCCAAG GGAAACAAGCGAAAATCTAGTCCCAGGATGACTAGTTCCTTTGAGGGGATGCTGGATTTTAGCGGTCCTGATTCCCCAAGACCTCCTTTCTCACCTTTGCATAATAATTCTCCTGATTCAAGAATGCATAAGAAATAA
- the LOC122664209 gene encoding ras-related protein RHN1-like gives MATIGNNNLNAKLVLLGDMGAGKSSLVLRFVKGHFLEFQESTIGAAFFSQTLAVNDTTVKFEIWDTAGQERYHSLAPMYYRGAAAAIIVYDITNTESFARAKKWVQELQKQGNPSMVMALAGNKADLEDKRKVTAEEARVYSEENGLFFMETSAKTAINVNDIFYEIAKKLPQAQPAQNPAGMVLVDRPAERSRSAACCS, from the exons ATGGCAACCATCGGGAACAACAATCTCAATGCGAAGCTT GTTCTTCTCGGAGATATGGGCGCTGGGAAGTCAAGCCTCGTCTTGCGCTTCGTCAAGGGCCATTTCCTCGAATTCCAG GAGTCGACAATCGGAGCAGCGTTCTTTTCGCAGACACTGGCGGTGAATGATACCACCGTGAAATTTGAGATTTGGGATACGGCCGGGCAGGAGAGGTACCATAGCTTGGCCCCCATGTATTACAGAGGAGCTGCAGCTGCCATAATCGTCTACGACATTACTAACACG GAGTCGTTCGCAAGGGCCAAGAAGTGGGTTCAAGAACTTCAGAAACAAG GCAACCCTAGCATGGTTATGGCACTTGCGGGTAATAAGGCTGACCTCGAAGATAAAAGGAAGGTGACAGCTGAG GAGGCTCGAGTATATTCTGAGGAAAATGGTCTTTTCTTCATGGAGACATCAGCTAAAACTGCCATCAATGTCAATGACATATTCTATGAGAtag CTAAGAAATTGCCTCAAGCTCAGCCAGCCCAGAATCCAGCAGGGATGGTTCTTGTGGACAGACCAGCAGAAAGATCACGTTCCGCAGCATGCTGTTCCTAA
- the LOC122664211 gene encoding uncharacterized protein LOC122664211 — MMIESSSLGEILLKIGMFALVQALVYFILSKSSSMFSNNVPPRSLSFRPARSLSVRRFLAALSDLPAGPEPSPSSRRKFCCGE, encoded by the exons atgaTGATCGAAAGCAGTAGCTTGGGAGAGATACTTCTGAAGATTGGGATGTTCGCACTTGTTCAAGCGCTGGTCTACTTCATCCTCTCCAAATCATCCTCCATGTTCTCCAATAACGTCCCTCCTCGCTCCCTTAGTTTCAGACCTGCTCGCTCTCTCAGTGTACGCCGATTCTTGGCTGCTCTCTCCGACTTACCTGCCGGCCCTGAACCATCACCTTCGTCAA GAAGAAAATTCTGCTGCGGCGAATGA